The following coding sequences lie in one Polyodon spathula isolate WHYD16114869_AA chromosome 37, ASM1765450v1, whole genome shotgun sequence genomic window:
- the LOC121304393 gene encoding rho GTPase-activating protein 33-like isoform X1 codes for MQRKGSVSMPQWVQHCTKIVRAMSLSEVGGNLPYSVKQKLWARSTDNLDSTGDPLSRSVGTVATVKGKMSKRFSVVKGHFPKLIDCAHFHYENVDFGPIQLQFANDPSNDCWTLSPAKDAVFLVQVSCQGKTWLVRRTYEEFRTLDTHLHQCIYDRRYSQLEQLPPIEDVDVPRLSEYLGRLSMIVDNKLNCGPVLTWMEIDNRGNQFLLKEEASLNVPAIGAAHVTKRYTAQASDEISIEVGDILSVIDMPPKEETSWWRGKHGFQVGFFPSECVELINERLSQSVSAPVPKQDSDNCSSKAGIVSVPGRNIPSSVSKKHGKLMGFLRTFMKSRPSKQKLKQRGILKERVFGCDLGEHLLNSGCEVPQVLSCCSEFIEKHGVVDGIYRHSGVSSNIQKLRHEFDSEIIPDLTGELYMQDIHCVGSLCKLYFRELPNPLLTYQLYDKFADCMTVMSEEERLVKVHDVVQQLPPPHYRTLEFLMRHLSQLATRSKETNMHVKNLAIVWAPNLLRCKEIECVGLSGTDAFKEVRIQSVVVEFLLNHVDILFSDSFTSVGKSCAGLCSLTRPKSFVVSSLSTRLLSLEEAQARTQAHLLYSAQAGLLSLQADPMTFQGKYHTVIDIPAERRKSSTKMRKSAGGSWRAFFAIGKPPGSQRRKSARVGSLFQASQAERGTRIETVTLRSAKSEESLCSQHSGAGLFRHQCLRRPQSSSDALSITMETELLSTLKRCRSYDSVQAEDPEGVYMLPDFSHEASLWLAEDEMDFSPTYLEEAGLELEPLTFRCGPQRLVTEDPDSLMNQSEVPLRKSFVNQPPRRVQSCCQQLKTSAVTNPLTQTSEIASPASEKLSKSTSFTRKMVHALSPKGNKSPPMDISEPISITVPAKVLEMIGGRAGEFQSASGAQNFATAAGQPPQMISMLLRSCDIQLTKNCKQEIRSKLSFTESKVKGHSVPSFQLSEHSSVMDHSQLQAGFLMAAAPLPSQVPPPPPPKNPARLMALALAESANKALKQSQREPRPEGGDGGGASLEAHFMRSLSVDSNEGLSSVASPLYSTVRSLSVWKPERGPQLQSEKGDSDGQNHIGSQPQESGTFSSRTSLSESGASTCSSSAERDSPYKPPEPKVPLVTACAACQPQDKPLSLSNQAAASVPELNAENPLPSKKPPAYTRQFSAPHLQHKHPSPPTKHASHHHPQFHHSKCKSSPAIHNSSHLRAFQPARPKVPQKPPELNAGVPLHRNESYSRRSQDQARPRMLLASQSTPPFSRNDSEGVCYVDPKSQSHLDQSRGFATSSVQVYHNRSSSNPQVFAGRSEDQVKHENFYYEIAPEPSFVQIPQYNYQNVGNQVVIEGVPYCLPRPGFEHAIVDRHLRSHDISVRPHLWTGISQNLNPAVDRSLAMQGNAAGYTQVAGIPYSAVVQESPLHQPPAPFRMVPVSQTEVAPNQGTSTHQRNLYRTQRSPSADLSASQLHPYFENGKVCYRYLEEGAAHEGETTVLQDYRPQAAVSPKPPRLQEQPEPIYVNFPFNPGKAWTSTDLDGDQHSELPPAGSSNDKSGTEPPSVFEENIASQESSSDPWQRAGSSVASRYDNVSPSLDQKPRGSEANHVRSKSDPGNASTESPGELQSLGPEEKDHVNHPTEPPAAESGRDGASRCLATLCEMPSLPQHQQHRAGFNVYAASPVRPQWNGNPFAPRVTHTRREEPLRRSSSSGGHYRQAFDVMPSGDQVLKFYRAAQDAANYPQPRSCVSFAPNQSHVKSSLSYSTKQQEPNFRPTYSNQVCMASEECAVRTPFTSMAQLSVSTTAPPRGLQPQLGFNPGILRTQQCNTYQINSSSVPGLPQYGNVPRREGLVSTLDLSFRPVLRTPAGVDRQGSLPAPNWTVHSEGQTRSYC; via the exons ATTCTCTGTTGTGAAAGGACACTTCCCCAAACTGATAGACTGTGCCCACTTCCACTACGAGAATGTGGATTTCGGGCCTATCCAG ttgcAGTTTGCAAACGATCCAAGCAATGACTGTTGGACCTTGTCTCCTGCTAAGGACGCTGTCTTTCTGGTGCAGGTCTCCTGCCAG GGAAAGACCTGGCTGGTCAGGAGAACCTACGAGGAGTTCCGAACATTGGACACCCACCTCCACCAATGTATTTACGATCGCAGGTACTCCCAGCTTGAGCAATTGCCTCCTATTGAAGACGTTGAT GTTCCACGGCTCTCTGAGTATCTTGGACGTCTCTCCATGATTGTGGACAATAAACTAAATTGTGGACCAGTGCTTACGTGGATGGAG ATTGACAACAGAGGGAACCAATTCCTGCTGAAAGAAGAGGCTTCCCTCAACGTCCCTGCCATTGGCGCTGCGCACGTCACCAAGAGATACACAGCTCAAGCGAGCGATGAGATCTCCATTGAG GTTGGAGATATCTTATCTGTGATTGACATGCCACCGAAGGAGGAAACGAGCTGGTGGCGAGGGAAACACGGCTTTCAG GTTGGGTTCTTCCCAAGTGAGTGTGTGGAGCTGATCAATGAGAGACTGTCCCAGTCTGTCTCTGCTCCGGTCCCTAAACAAG ATTCGGACAACTGCAGCTCGAAGGCAGGAATTGTTAGTGTCCCAGGACGGAACATCCCTTCTTCAG TTTCTAAGAAGCATGGAAAGCTGATGGGTTTCCTTAGAACATTCATGAAATCGCGGCCTAGTAAACAGAAGCTGAAGCAGAGAGGGATTCTGAAGGAGCGGGTGTTTGGCTGTGACCTGGGAGAGCACTTGCTAAACTCTGGCTGTGAAG TCCCACAGGTTCTGAGTTGCTGTTCAGAGTTTATCGAGAAACATGGGGTCGTGGACGGGATTTATAGACACTCTGGAGTCTCCTCAAATATTCAGAAGTTACG CCACGAGTTTGACAGTGAAATCATCCCTGATCTGACTGGTGAACTCTACATGCAGGATATCCACTGTGTGGGATCCCTGTGCAAGCTCTACTTCCGGGAGCTCCCTAACCCCTTGCTCACCTACCAGCTCTATGACAAATTCGCA GACTGCATGACTGTTATGAGTGAAGAGGAGAGACTGGTTAAAGTCCACGATGTTGTTCAGCAGCTACCACCACCACACTATCg GACTCTTGAGTTCCTGATGAGGCACTTGTCCCAACTGGCAACACGTAGCAAAGAAACCAACATGCACGTTAAGAACCTCGCCATCGTCTGGGCACCGAACCTGCTGCG tTGCAAGGAGATTGAGTGCGTCGGGCTGAGTGGGACAGATGCGTTCAAGGAGGTTCGCATTCAGTCTGTGGTGGTTGAGTTTCTTCTGAATCACGTGGATATTCTCTTCAGCGATTCCTTTACCTCAGTGGGAAAATCCTGTGCAG GACTCTGTTCGTTGACTAGGCCCAAGTCCTTTGTGGTCTCCTCTCTGTCCACCCGACTGCTGTCTCTGGAAGAGGCTCAAGCCAGGACCCAGGCCCACCTTCTCTACTCTGCACAGGCCGGCCTTCTCTCGCTGCAGGCAGATCCGATGACTTTCCAAGGGAAATACCACACTGTTATAGACATACCTGCAGAAAG GAGGAAGAGTAGTACGAAGATGAGAAAATCGGCAGGCGGGAGCTGGAGAGCTTTCTTTGCCATCGGTAAACCGCCAGGATCTCAGCGGAGGAAGTCTGCGCGAGTTGGATCACTGTTCCAGGCTTCACAGGCTGAAAGGG GAACGCGGATAGAAACCGTGACACTCCGGTCTGCAAAGAGTGAAGAGTCTCTTTGTTCTCAACACAGTGGGGCTG GCCTCTTCAGGCATCAGTGTCTACGTCGACCTCAGTCCAGCAGTGATGCCCTCTCCATTACTATGGAAACAGAACTTCTGTCCACCCTGAAGCGCTGCCGCTCCTACGACAGCGTTCAGGCCGAGGACCCCGAGGGCGTTTACATGCTGCCTGACTTTTCCCACGAGGCCTCACTATGGCTAGCAGAGGACGAGATGGACTTCAGCCCTACTTATTTAGAGGAGGCTGGCCTGGAATTGGAACCCCTGACCTTCCGTTGCGGCCCACAGCGGCTTGTCACTGAAGACCCCGACTCCCTGATGAACCAGTCAGAAGTTCCTTTGAGGAAAAGCTTTGTTAATCAGCCTCCTCGGCGAGTTCAGTCCTGCTGCCAGCAGCTCAAGACTTCAGCCGTAACGAACCCCTTGACCCAGACTTCAGAGATCGCCAGCCCTGCTTCTGAGAAGCTCAGCAAATCAACATCTTTTACCAGGAAGATGGTTCACGCCCTTTCCCCTAAAGGCAACAAGTCCCCACCGATGGATATCTCAGAGCCAATCTCCATCACAGTGCCTGCTAAAGTCCTAGAGATGATTGGTGGAAGGGCTGGAGAGTTTCAAAGCGCAAGTGGAGCTCAGAACTTTGCTACTGCTGCTGGCCAACCCCCTCAGATGATCTCTATGCTGTTGAGGTCATGTGATATTCAGCTCACCAAGAACTGCAAACAGGAAATCAGGAGTAAGCTGTCCTTCACAGAGTCAAAGGTCAAGGGCCACTCGGTCCCCAGTTTCCAGTTATCAGAACACTCCAGTGTGATGGATCATTCACAGCTTCAAGCAG GCTTTTTGATGGCAGCCGCCCCTCTGCCTTCCCAggtgcctcctccacctcctccaaaAAACCCTGCCCGGCTGATGGCCCTGGCCCTGGCAGAGAGTGCCAACAAGGCTCTGAAGCAGAGCCAGCGAGAGCCCCGCCCAGAAGGAGGAGATGGGGGAGGGGCTTCCTTGGAGGCGCATTTCATGAGGTCTCTGTCGGTGGACTCCAACGAAGGCCTCTCTTCGGTGGCCAGCCCTTTGTACTCCACCGTGCGGTCTTTGTCTGTGTGGAAGCCTGAGCGAGGGCCCCAGCTACAGAGTGAGAAAGGAGACTCTGACGGACAGAATCATATCGGGAGCCAGCCACAG GAATCTGGTACCTTTTCATCCCGGACCTCTCTCTCAGAGTCTGGAGCATCCACTTGTAGTTCCTCTGCCGAAAGGGATTCACCCTACAAACCTCCAGAGCCCAAGGTTCCTTTGGTTACAGCTTGCGCTGCTTGCCAGCCACAAGACAAGCCCTTGAGCTTATCTAATCAAGCTGCTGCTTCTGTACCAGAGTTGAATGCTGAAAACCCGCTTCCCAGCAAGAAGCCACCAGCCTATACGAGACAGTTTTCTGCCCCCCATCTTCAGCATAAGCACCCTTCCCCTCCCACCAAGCACGCAAGCCACCACCACCCACAATTCCATCACTCGAAATGCAAGAGCTCTCCTGCCATTCACAACTCCTCTCACCTAAGAGCCTTCCAGCCAGCCAGGCCAAAAGTGCCCCAGAAGCCTCCAGAACTGAACGCTGGGGTTCCACTGCATCGTAATGAGAGCTACTCCCGGCGATCTCAAGACCAGGCAAGGCCCAGAATGCTTCTCGCGTCACAGTCCACGCCTCCGTTTTCCAGGAATGATTCGGAAGGAGTTTGCTATGTGGATCCTAAATCCCAGAGTCATTTGGATCAATCTAGGGGATTTGCCACTTCCTCCGTTCAGGTCTACCACAATAGATCTAGCAGTAACCCCCAGGTATTCGCTGGGAGGTCAGAGGACCAAGTCAAGCACGAAAACTTTTACTATGAGATTGCGCCAGAGCCCTCCTTTGTACAGATCCCTCAATACAATTATCAGAATGTTGGAAACCAGGTGGTGATTGAAGGAGTTCCCTACTGCCTTCCCAGGCCTGGGTTTGAGCATGCCATTGTGGACAGGCATTTGAGGAGCCATGACATTTCAGTTAGACCTCATCTTTGGACTGGTATCTCGCAGAACCTGAACCCTGCCGTGGATCGATCCTTAGCAATGCAGGGCAATGCTGCTGGTTACACACAAGTAGCAGGTATTCCCTACTCTGCAGTGGTCCAGGAAAGCCCTCTGCACCAGCCCCCTGCACCCTTTAGAATGGTTCCTGTCTCTCAGACAGAGGTGGCTCCTAATCAGGGGACCTCCACCCACCAGAGAAACCTCTACAGGACCCAGCGATCCCCTTCTGCAGATCTCTCAGCCTCACAGCTACACCCCTACTTTGAAAATGGGAAAGTCTGTTACAGGTACCTTGAAGAAGGGGCCGCCCATGAAGGTGAGACCACGGTCCTTCAAGATTACCGACCTCAGGCTGCTGTGTCCCCAAAGCCTCCCAGACTTCAAGAGCAACCAGAGCCAATATATGTCAATTTTCCTTTCAACCCAGGCAAAGCCTGGACATCAACCGACTTAGATGGAGACCAACATTCAGAGCTGCCCCCAGCTGGGAGCTCCAATGATAAATCTGGTACAGAGCCTCCTTCAGTCTTCGAAGAGAATATCGCAAGTCAGGAATCTTCATCTGACCCCTGGCAGAGGGCTGGCAGTTCAGTGGCATCTCGGTACGATAACGTCTCTCCATCTCTGGATCAGAAACCACGAGGTTCAGAAGCGAACCACGTCAGAAGCAAGTCTGATCCTGGAAACGCCAGCACTGAAAGTCCTGGAGAGTTGCAAAGTCTAGGTCCAGAGGAAAAAGATCACGTGAACCACCCAACTGAACCTCCTGCGGCTGAATCTGGAAGAGATGGAGCTTCAAGGTGTCTTGCGACGCTGTGCGAGATGCCCTCTCTTCCCCAACATCAGCAGCATAGAGCTGGCTTCAATGTCTATGCCGCAAGTCCAGTGAGGCCCCAGTGGAATGGCAATCCTTTTGCCCCAAGAGTCACCCACACTCGGCGGGAGGAGCCTCTAAGAAGGTCCTCTTCTTCAGGCGGGCACTACCGCCAAGCATTTGATGTCATGCCTTCCGGGGATCAGGTTCTTAAGTTCTATAGGGCAGCGCAGGACGCTGCGAACTACCCTCAGCCAAGGAGCTGTGTTTCCTTCGCCCCGAATCAGTCTCATGTTAAATCCAGCTTGTCTTACAGCACCAAGCAACAGGAGCCAAACTTCAGACCTACCTATTCCAATCAAGTTTGCATGGCATCCGAGGAATGTGCGGTTCGAACTCCTTTTACCAGCATGGCGCAGCTTTCAGTGTCCACGACAGCACCTCCAAGAGGGCTCCAACCCCAGCTTGGCTTCAACCCTGGAATCCTCCGCACTCAGCAATGTAACACTTACCAGATTAATTCCAGTTCTGTGCCGGGACTCCCTCAGTATGGGAATGTACCCAGGAGAGAGGGACTGGTCTCCACACTTGATCTGTCTTTCCGTCCAGTTCTCCGGACACCAGCAGGTGTAGACCGACAGGGCAGTTTACCAGCCCCAAACTGGACTGTCCATTCAGAAGGACAGACACGGAGCTACTGCTGA
- the LOC121304393 gene encoding rho GTPase-activating protein 33-like isoform X4 → MSKRFSVVKGHFPKLIDCAHFHYENVDFGPIQLQFANDPSNDCWTLSPAKDAVFLVQVSCQGKTWLVRRTYEEFRTLDTHLHQCIYDRRYSQLEQLPPIEDVDVPRLSEYLGRLSMIVDNKLNCGPVLTWMEIDNRGNQFLLKEEASLNVPAIGAAHVTKRYTAQASDEISIEVGDILSVIDMPPKEETSWWRGKHGFQVGFFPSECVELINERLSQSVSAPVPKQDSDNCSSKAGIVSVPGRNIPSSVSKKHGKLMGFLRTFMKSRPSKQKLKQRGILKERVFGCDLGEHLLNSGCEVPQVLSCCSEFIEKHGVVDGIYRHSGVSSNIQKLRHEFDSEIIPDLTGELYMQDIHCVGSLCKLYFRELPNPLLTYQLYDKFADCMTVMSEEERLVKVHDVVQQLPPPHYRTLEFLMRHLSQLATRSKETNMHVKNLAIVWAPNLLRCKEIECVGLSGTDAFKEVRIQSVVVEFLLNHVDILFSDSFTSVGKSCAGLCSLTRPKSFVVSSLSTRLLSLEEAQARTQAHLLYSAQAGLLSLQADPMTFQGKYHTVIDIPAERRKSSTKMRKSAGGSWRAFFAIGKPPGSQRRKSARVGSLFQASQAERGTRIETVTLRSAKSEESLCSQHSGAGLFRHQCLRRPQSSSDALSITMETELLSTLKRCRSYDSVQAEDPEGVYMLPDFSHEASLWLAEDEMDFSPTYLEEAGLELEPLTFRCGPQRLVTEDPDSLMNQSEVPLRKSFVNQPPRRVQSCCQQLKTSAVTNPLTQTSEIASPASEKLSKSTSFTRKMVHALSPKGNKSPPMDISEPISITVPAKVLEMIGGRAGEFQSASGAQNFATAAGQPPQMISMLLRSCDIQLTKNCKQEIRSKLSFTESKVKGHSVPSFQLSEHSSVMDHSQLQAGFLMAAAPLPSQVPPPPPPKNPARLMALALAESANKALKQSQREPRPEGGDGGGASLEAHFMRSLSVDSNEGLSSVASPLYSTVRSLSVWKPERGPQLQSEKGDSDGQNHIGSQPQESGTFSSRTSLSESGASTCSSSAERDSPYKPPEPKVPLVTACAACQPQDKPLSLSNQAAASVPELNAENPLPSKKPPAYTRQFSAPHLQHKHPSPPTKHASHHHPQFHHSKCKSSPAIHNSSHLRAFQPARPKVPQKPPELNAGVPLHRNESYSRRSQDQARPRMLLASQSTPPFSRNDSEGVCYVDPKSQSHLDQSRGFATSSVQVYHNRSSSNPQVFAGRSEDQVKHENFYYEIAPEPSFVQIPQYNYQNVGNQVVIEGVPYCLPRPGFEHAIVDRHLRSHDISVRPHLWTGISQNLNPAVDRSLAMQGNAAGYTQVAGIPYSAVVQESPLHQPPAPFRMVPVSQTEVAPNQGTSTHQRNLYRTQRSPSADLSASQLHPYFENGKVCYRYLEEGAAHEGETTVLQDYRPQAAVSPKPPRLQEQPEPIYVNFPFNPGKAWTSTDLDGDQHSELPPAGSSNDKSGTEPPSVFEENIASQESSSDPWQRAGSSVASRYDNVSPSLDQKPRGSEANHVRSKSDPGNASTESPGELQSLGPEEKDHVNHPTEPPAAESGRDGASRCLATLCEMPSLPQHQQHRAGFNVYAASPVRPQWNGNPFAPRVTHTRREEPLRRSSSSGGHYRQAFDVMPSGDQVLKFYRAAQDAANYPQPRSCVSFAPNQSHVKSSLSYSTKQQEPNFRPTYSNQVCMASEECAVRTPFTSMAQLSVSTTAPPRGLQPQLGFNPGILRTQQCNTYQINSSSVPGLPQYGNVPRREGLVSTLDLSFRPVLRTPAGVDRQGSLPAPNWTVHSEGQTRSYC, encoded by the exons ATTCTCTGTTGTGAAAGGACACTTCCCCAAACTGATAGACTGTGCCCACTTCCACTACGAGAATGTGGATTTCGGGCCTATCCAG ttgcAGTTTGCAAACGATCCAAGCAATGACTGTTGGACCTTGTCTCCTGCTAAGGACGCTGTCTTTCTGGTGCAGGTCTCCTGCCAG GGAAAGACCTGGCTGGTCAGGAGAACCTACGAGGAGTTCCGAACATTGGACACCCACCTCCACCAATGTATTTACGATCGCAGGTACTCCCAGCTTGAGCAATTGCCTCCTATTGAAGACGTTGAT GTTCCACGGCTCTCTGAGTATCTTGGACGTCTCTCCATGATTGTGGACAATAAACTAAATTGTGGACCAGTGCTTACGTGGATGGAG ATTGACAACAGAGGGAACCAATTCCTGCTGAAAGAAGAGGCTTCCCTCAACGTCCCTGCCATTGGCGCTGCGCACGTCACCAAGAGATACACAGCTCAAGCGAGCGATGAGATCTCCATTGAG GTTGGAGATATCTTATCTGTGATTGACATGCCACCGAAGGAGGAAACGAGCTGGTGGCGAGGGAAACACGGCTTTCAG GTTGGGTTCTTCCCAAGTGAGTGTGTGGAGCTGATCAATGAGAGACTGTCCCAGTCTGTCTCTGCTCCGGTCCCTAAACAAG ATTCGGACAACTGCAGCTCGAAGGCAGGAATTGTTAGTGTCCCAGGACGGAACATCCCTTCTTCAG TTTCTAAGAAGCATGGAAAGCTGATGGGTTTCCTTAGAACATTCATGAAATCGCGGCCTAGTAAACAGAAGCTGAAGCAGAGAGGGATTCTGAAGGAGCGGGTGTTTGGCTGTGACCTGGGAGAGCACTTGCTAAACTCTGGCTGTGAAG TCCCACAGGTTCTGAGTTGCTGTTCAGAGTTTATCGAGAAACATGGGGTCGTGGACGGGATTTATAGACACTCTGGAGTCTCCTCAAATATTCAGAAGTTACG CCACGAGTTTGACAGTGAAATCATCCCTGATCTGACTGGTGAACTCTACATGCAGGATATCCACTGTGTGGGATCCCTGTGCAAGCTCTACTTCCGGGAGCTCCCTAACCCCTTGCTCACCTACCAGCTCTATGACAAATTCGCA GACTGCATGACTGTTATGAGTGAAGAGGAGAGACTGGTTAAAGTCCACGATGTTGTTCAGCAGCTACCACCACCACACTATCg GACTCTTGAGTTCCTGATGAGGCACTTGTCCCAACTGGCAACACGTAGCAAAGAAACCAACATGCACGTTAAGAACCTCGCCATCGTCTGGGCACCGAACCTGCTGCG tTGCAAGGAGATTGAGTGCGTCGGGCTGAGTGGGACAGATGCGTTCAAGGAGGTTCGCATTCAGTCTGTGGTGGTTGAGTTTCTTCTGAATCACGTGGATATTCTCTTCAGCGATTCCTTTACCTCAGTGGGAAAATCCTGTGCAG GACTCTGTTCGTTGACTAGGCCCAAGTCCTTTGTGGTCTCCTCTCTGTCCACCCGACTGCTGTCTCTGGAAGAGGCTCAAGCCAGGACCCAGGCCCACCTTCTCTACTCTGCACAGGCCGGCCTTCTCTCGCTGCAGGCAGATCCGATGACTTTCCAAGGGAAATACCACACTGTTATAGACATACCTGCAGAAAG GAGGAAGAGTAGTACGAAGATGAGAAAATCGGCAGGCGGGAGCTGGAGAGCTTTCTTTGCCATCGGTAAACCGCCAGGATCTCAGCGGAGGAAGTCTGCGCGAGTTGGATCACTGTTCCAGGCTTCACAGGCTGAAAGGG GAACGCGGATAGAAACCGTGACACTCCGGTCTGCAAAGAGTGAAGAGTCTCTTTGTTCTCAACACAGTGGGGCTG GCCTCTTCAGGCATCAGTGTCTACGTCGACCTCAGTCCAGCAGTGATGCCCTCTCCATTACTATGGAAACAGAACTTCTGTCCACCCTGAAGCGCTGCCGCTCCTACGACAGCGTTCAGGCCGAGGACCCCGAGGGCGTTTACATGCTGCCTGACTTTTCCCACGAGGCCTCACTATGGCTAGCAGAGGACGAGATGGACTTCAGCCCTACTTATTTAGAGGAGGCTGGCCTGGAATTGGAACCCCTGACCTTCCGTTGCGGCCCACAGCGGCTTGTCACTGAAGACCCCGACTCCCTGATGAACCAGTCAGAAGTTCCTTTGAGGAAAAGCTTTGTTAATCAGCCTCCTCGGCGAGTTCAGTCCTGCTGCCAGCAGCTCAAGACTTCAGCCGTAACGAACCCCTTGACCCAGACTTCAGAGATCGCCAGCCCTGCTTCTGAGAAGCTCAGCAAATCAACATCTTTTACCAGGAAGATGGTTCACGCCCTTTCCCCTAAAGGCAACAAGTCCCCACCGATGGATATCTCAGAGCCAATCTCCATCACAGTGCCTGCTAAAGTCCTAGAGATGATTGGTGGAAGGGCTGGAGAGTTTCAAAGCGCAAGTGGAGCTCAGAACTTTGCTACTGCTGCTGGCCAACCCCCTCAGATGATCTCTATGCTGTTGAGGTCATGTGATATTCAGCTCACCAAGAACTGCAAACAGGAAATCAGGAGTAAGCTGTCCTTCACAGAGTCAAAGGTCAAGGGCCACTCGGTCCCCAGTTTCCAGTTATCAGAACACTCCAGTGTGATGGATCATTCACAGCTTCAAGCAG GCTTTTTGATGGCAGCCGCCCCTCTGCCTTCCCAggtgcctcctccacctcctccaaaAAACCCTGCCCGGCTGATGGCCCTGGCCCTGGCAGAGAGTGCCAACAAGGCTCTGAAGCAGAGCCAGCGAGAGCCCCGCCCAGAAGGAGGAGATGGGGGAGGGGCTTCCTTGGAGGCGCATTTCATGAGGTCTCTGTCGGTGGACTCCAACGAAGGCCTCTCTTCGGTGGCCAGCCCTTTGTACTCCACCGTGCGGTCTTTGTCTGTGTGGAAGCCTGAGCGAGGGCCCCAGCTACAGAGTGAGAAAGGAGACTCTGACGGACAGAATCATATCGGGAGCCAGCCACAG GAATCTGGTACCTTTTCATCCCGGACCTCTCTCTCAGAGTCTGGAGCATCCACTTGTAGTTCCTCTGCCGAAAGGGATTCACCCTACAAACCTCCAGAGCCCAAGGTTCCTTTGGTTACAGCTTGCGCTGCTTGCCAGCCACAAGACAAGCCCTTGAGCTTATCTAATCAAGCTGCTGCTTCTGTACCAGAGTTGAATGCTGAAAACCCGCTTCCCAGCAAGAAGCCACCAGCCTATACGAGACAGTTTTCTGCCCCCCATCTTCAGCATAAGCACCCTTCCCCTCCCACCAAGCACGCAAGCCACCACCACCCACAATTCCATCACTCGAAATGCAAGAGCTCTCCTGCCATTCACAACTCCTCTCACCTAAGAGCCTTCCAGCCAGCCAGGCCAAAAGTGCCCCAGAAGCCTCCAGAACTGAACGCTGGGGTTCCACTGCATCGTAATGAGAGCTACTCCCGGCGATCTCAAGACCAGGCAAGGCCCAGAATGCTTCTCGCGTCACAGTCCACGCCTCCGTTTTCCAGGAATGATTCGGAAGGAGTTTGCTATGTGGATCCTAAATCCCAGAGTCATTTGGATCAATCTAGGGGATTTGCCACTTCCTCCGTTCAGGTCTACCACAATAGATCTAGCAGTAACCCCCAGGTATTCGCTGGGAGGTCAGAGGACCAAGTCAAGCACGAAAACTTTTACTATGAGATTGCGCCAGAGCCCTCCTTTGTACAGATCCCTCAATACAATTATCAGAATGTTGGAAACCAGGTGGTGATTGAAGGAGTTCCCTACTGCCTTCCCAGGCCTGGGTTTGAGCATGCCATTGTGGACAGGCATTTGAGGAGCCATGACATTTCAGTTAGACCTCATCTTTGGACTGGTATCTCGCAGAACCTGAACCCTGCCGTGGATCGATCCTTAGCAATGCAGGGCAATGCTGCTGGTTACACACAAGTAGCAGGTATTCCCTACTCTGCAGTGGTCCAGGAAAGCCCTCTGCACCAGCCCCCTGCACCCTTTAGAATGGTTCCTGTCTCTCAGACAGAGGTGGCTCCTAATCAGGGGACCTCCACCCACCAGAGAAACCTCTACAGGACCCAGCGATCCCCTTCTGCAGATCTCTCAGCCTCACAGCTACACCCCTACTTTGAAAATGGGAAAGTCTGTTACAGGTACCTTGAAGAAGGGGCCGCCCATGAAGGTGAGACCACGGTCCTTCAAGATTACCGACCTCAGGCTGCTGTGTCCCCAAAGCCTCCCAGACTTCAAGAGCAACCAGAGCCAATATATGTCAATTTTCCTTTCAACCCAGGCAAAGCCTGGACATCAACCGACTTAGATGGAGACCAACATTCAGAGCTGCCCCCAGCTGGGAGCTCCAATGATAAATCTGGTACAGAGCCTCCTTCAGTCTTCGAAGAGAATATCGCAAGTCAGGAATCTTCATCTGACCCCTGGCAGAGGGCTGGCAGTTCAGTGGCATCTCGGTACGATAACGTCTCTCCATCTCTGGATCAGAAACCACGAGGTTCAGAAGCGAACCACGTCAGAAGCAAGTCTGATCCTGGAAACGCCAGCACTGAAAGTCCTGGAGAGTTGCAAAGTCTAGGTCCAGAGGAAAAAGATCACGTGAACCACCCAACTGAACCTCCTGCGGCTGAATCTGGAAGAGATGGAGCTTCAAGGTGTCTTGCGACGCTGTGCGAGATGCCCTCTCTTCCCCAACATCAGCAGCATAGAGCTGGCTTCAATGTCTATGCCGCAAGTCCAGTGAGGCCCCAGTGGAATGGCAATCCTTTTGCCCCAAGAGTCACCCACACTCGGCGGGAGGAGCCTCTAAGAAGGTCCTCTTCTTCAGGCGGGCACTACCGCCAAGCATTTGATGTCATGCCTTCCGGGGATCAGGTTCTTAAGTTCTATAGGGCAGCGCAGGACGCTGCGAACTACCCTCAGCCAAGGAGCTGTGTTTCCTTCGCCCCGAATCAGTCTCATGTTAAATCCAGCTTGTCTTACAGCACCAAGCAACAGGAGCCAAACTTCAGACCTACCTATTCCAATCAAGTTTGCATGGCATCCGAGGAATGTGCGGTTCGAACTCCTTTTACCAGCATGGCGCAGCTTTCAGTGTCCACGACAGCACCTCCAAGAGGGCTCCAACCCCAGCTTGGCTTCAACCCTGGAATCCTCCGCACTCAGCAATGTAACACTTACCAGATTAATTCCAGTTCTGTGCCGGGACTCCCTCAGTATGGGAATGTACCCAGGAGAGAGGGACTGGTCTCCACACTTGATCTGTCTTTCCGTCCAGTTCTCCGGACACCAGCAGGTGTAGACCGACAGGGCAGTTTACCAGCCCCAAACTGGACTGTCCATTCAGAAGGACAGACACGGAGCTACTGCTGA